A genomic window from Salvelinus alpinus chromosome 10, SLU_Salpinus.1, whole genome shotgun sequence includes:
- the trim63a gene encoding E3 ubiquitin-protein ligase TRIM63a, with protein sequence MDIQTGQVTHQPSPRESLESQLSCPICLEMFQKPVVILPCQHNLCRGCASDLYDSRNPYHYSGGIFRCPTCRFEVVLDRHGVYGLQRNLLVENIIDIYKQQPESGGREVGGNVADPPLKDKDTKEPMCTEHEDERINIYCVTCQTPTCSMCKVFGQHKDCEVSPLQSIYDTQKAELRNAVDLLAAGNSCVQAVMAQMEDTCKSIEENSQLQKRRLGESFDLLYAILEERKGQLLEKITQEEERKLGLLRSLVERYTEQLQASINLKEKAAQTMEKGNAAEFLISGKELIAQAKEAAKGSNLERPEPGFENMEHLTLCTEDVEVILYQMGFGLGDDDDDVVTEEEEEEEEEEEEE encoded by the coding sequence ATGGATATCCAGACCGGCCAGGTGACGCACCAGCCCAGCCCCAGGGAGAGCCTGGAGAGCCAGCTGAGCTGCCCCATCTGCCTGGAGATGTTCCAGAAGCCCGTAGTCATCCTGCCCTGCCAACACAACCTGTGCCGCGGCTGCGCCAGCGACCTCTACGACTCCCGCAACCCTTACCACTACTCCGGGGGCATCTTCCGCTGCCCCACCTGCCGCTTCGAGGTCGTCCTGGACCGCCACGGCGTCTACGGCCTGCAGAGGAACCTGCTGGTGGAGAACATCATTGATATCTACAAGCAGCAGCCGGAGAGCGGCGGCAGAGAAGTAGGAGGTAACGTTGCAGACCCACCGCTGAAGGACAAAGACACCAAGGAGCCCATGTGTACGGAGCACGAGGACGAGCGCATCAATATTTACTGTGTGACCTGCCAGACGCCCACCTGCTCCATGTGCAAAGTGTTCGGCCAGCACAAGGACTGTGAGGTGTCACCCCTGCAGAGCATCTACGATACCCAGAAGGCCGAGCTGCGGAACGCCGTAGATCTCCTTGCGGCGGGTAACAGCTGTGTCCAGGCCGTGATGGCTCAGATGGAGGACACATGCAAGAGCATCGAGGAGAACAGCCAGCTTCAGAAGAGACGTCTGGGGGAGAGCTTCGACTTGCTCTATGCCATCCTGGAGGAACGTAAGGGCCAGCTCCTGGAAAAGATCacccaggaggaggagaggaagctgGGGTTGCTGAGGTCCCTGGTGGAGAGGTACACGGAGCAGCTCCAGGCTAGTATCAACCTAAAGGAGAAGGCGGCCCAGACCATGGAGAAGGGCAATGCAGCCGAGTTCCTGATTAGTGGGAAGGAGCTGATCGCGCAGGCCAAAGAGGCAGCTAAAGGCTCCAACTTAGAGAGGCCCGAGCCTGGGTTCGAGAACATGGAGCACCTTACACTGTGCACAGAAGACGTGGAGGTCATCTTGTACCAAATGGGCTTTGGACTgggggatgatgatgatgatgtggtgacagaggaagaagaagaagaggaggaggaagaagaagaggagtaA